A single Entelurus aequoreus isolate RoL-2023_Sb linkage group LG11, RoL_Eaeq_v1.1, whole genome shotgun sequence DNA region contains:
- the LOC133659905 gene encoding uncharacterized protein LOC133659905 has product MYLYMYICIYVFSNLGGLTFLLLCNYSIDRIPVALSNFHKQALLAWSLIYKHNFSPTKYFIWNNKDICFKRKSLFLNNWFNNDIILVSQLFNKEGQLFNYQEFVNHFKVPVTPKQFAIVFDAIPTGVVMLYRAYSSPLSAVKIVNDPLDTPVGKLCFDQKNNRKIRSLFQNDCVSVSYVIALWNNIVNDICWVKTWSLPNRYLLTNKVKEISFKIIHRYYPVKTVMVRYKKDIDVTCTLCNMHPETVYHLFWTCESTRSLWQGICRFILDNIHDKFVLCFKDVIFGFTLYEQKFEKEFYLCNLIILLAKFYIHKCKFLNTRPVFCAFKKELELYIKTLSTSSNQKAVKTIMLCSKFELFTEIE; this is encoded by the coding sequence atgtatttatatatgtatatatgtatatatgtattttctaaccttggaggcctaacatttttgctattgtgtaactacagcattgataggattcctgttgctctttcaaacttccacaaacaagcccttctggcatggtctcttatatacaagcacaatttctcacctaccaaatacttcatttggaacaataaagatatatgtttcaaaaggaaatctcttttcctcaacaattggttcaacaatgatattattttagtgagtcagcttttcaataaggaaggtcaactttttaattaccaagaATTTGTCAACCACTTTAAGGTCCCTGTgactcccaaacaatttgccattgtatttgatgccattccaacgggtgttgttatgttgtacagggcttactcatctcctctttctgctgtaaaaattgtgaatgatccacttgacactcctgtggggaaactttgctttgatcagaaaaataacagaaaaatccgcagcttattccaaaatgattgtgtgtctgtctcctatgtaattgcgctctggaataatattgtgaatgacatctgctgggtcaaaacatggtcccttcctaacaggtatttacttaccaacaaagtcaaagagatatcttttaaaatcattcatcgttattaccctgtaaagactgtgatggttagatacaagaaggacattgatgttacctgcaccttatgtaacatgcatccagagactgtttaccacctgttttggacttgtgaaagcactcgatcactatggcagggcatctgtcgcttcatcctggacaatattcatgacaaatttgtgctttgttttaaagatgtgatatttggttttacactatatgaacaaaaatttgaaaaggaattttacctttgcaacctcattatactattggctaagttttatattcataaatgtaagtttcttaatacccgacctgtcttttgtgcctttaaaaaagagttagaactgtacattaagacactctctacctctagcaaccagaaagctgtgaagacgattatgctgtgttccaaatttgagttgtttactgaaattgagtga